One Gemmatimonadaceae bacterium genomic window, AATCACTTCTTCAAGGTGAAGCCTCGCGTGATCGTGTGCGTGCCCTCCGGAATTACCGAAGTGGAGAAGCGCGCGGTGCGTGACTCGGCTCTTGGTGCGGGCGCCAAAGAGGTATTCATGGTCGCCGAGCCCATGGCGGCTGCAATCGGCGTCGGACTCCCCGTGGAGACGCCAACCGGCAACATGGTTATCGACATCGGCGGGGGAACAACAGAAATTGCCGTCATCGCGCTGTCGGGAATCGTCAGCGACACGTCGATTCGCACCGGCGGCGACGAAATCGACATGGCGATCCTTCAGTCGATGCGAAAGAACTACAACCTCCTGATCGGAGAGTCCACCGCGGAGCAGGTGAAGATCCAGATTGGCTCCGCGTATCCGGTTGGCGAGGAGCGGGAGATGGAAGTGAGGGGTAGAGACCTGGTGTCGGGAATTCCGAAGAGCGTCAGGATACATTCCGCTGAGATCCGCGATGCGGTGCAGGAGCCGATTCAGCAGATTGTCGGCGCAGTGAGGCGGGCGCTGGAGATCACGCCTCCCGAGCTCGCTGCGGATATTGTCGACCGGGGTATAGTGATGACGGGTGGCGGCGCGCTGATTCGAGGTCTGGATGTGCTCTTGCAACAGGAGACTGGCCTGCCGATTCACGTGGACGAGGATCCGCTGACTTGTGTCGTCCGGGGCACCGGTCGCATTCTCGACGACGAGGAAAAATACTGGTCTGTACTAGCAACCTGAGGTTGCAGTGGCACGCGCAATACGAAGCAGCAGCAGTCGAATTGATCTGATAGTGCTCGGGACCTGCGCCCTGCTGGCTCTGGTAGCCCGCGGCCTTCCGCCGAACCTGCGAGATCCGGTGGCGACGTCGATGCGGCGCACATTTCTCGCGCCGCTCGTGATGCTGCAGGAGCGGGCCGAAGCAAGCCGACGCTCACTCCTGCTCGACAAGGAGCGCACGGCGATTCGCGACAGCGTCACTCTTCGCGCCATGCAGGTGAAGAGCCTCGAGGACGAAAACGAGCGCCTGCGCCAGCTGATCGGCCTTGGCTCTCGGCTCAGATGGGGATTCGTTCCCGCCGAGGCGATTCACGGTCGCGGAGTTCGCGACGTGACGACGATGACTCTTACGGCCGGATCGCTGGCGGGGGTGCGGAGGCTAAGTCCGGTAGTATCGTCCGAGGGCGTGGTGGGGATGGTCACCGACGTCGATCCGACGATGAGCCAGGCGATGATCTGGACGCATCCCGATTTCCGGGTTAGCGCGATGTCGGAGGACGGCAGTGCCTTCGGCATAGTGCAGGCGCATCTGGCGAGTGCGACGAGCGGATACCTTATGGAGCTGCGCGGCATTCCATTCCGCACAGCGCTCAAGCCGGGAACTCTCATCGTGAGCTCCGGCCTCGGCGGCGTCTGGCCGCGCGGCATTCCCATTGGCCGCGTAATCGAAGAAGTAAAAACTTCGGAGGGCTGGGCGCGAACGTATCTCATCAAGCCGGCGGTCTCGCCAGCCGACGTTGGCGCGATCATGATCCTCCGCACAGAGCGGGCGACGAAGGAATTGGACAACGTCTGGAGCAGCGTCACGGCAGCAAACCAGGCAGCGATGCGGATTGTGCAAGCGGGCGATTCGGCGGCGAAGAGCGCGGCACTCGCCGAGGCGGCCGCGCGTCGTGCCGCCCTCGACACGACGGTAAGAGACACAACGGCCGGCGGGCAGATTCCCGGCGGGCTTCCGCCGGAGCTGCGACCGGACACCCTCGGCACCGCGGGACCCGTCCTGAGCGATTCTGCCGCGCGGGCTGCCGCGGCGAGGCGGGCGGCTGCAGCCAGGCGAGCCGCGGCACGGCGCGACTCCGCACGGCGCGATTCGATCAGTCGCGACTCGTTACAGCGTGACTCGCTGGTGCGAAGTCCGACCAGGGGCAACTGATGACCCTTGGCGGTACGCTGCGCGCCGTTGTAACGTTCGTAATACTGGTCCTGCTGCATTACACTCTCCGCCCGCTGCTCGGGTGGCGCGCTCCGATGGACTTTCTGCTCCTCGCTTTGCTCCTCGCTTCGATTCGCGTTCGTCCGGCCGTCGCTGCACTGATCGGACTCTCGCTGGGGCTCGTCGCCGATTCGCTCACGCCCGAATCTCTGGGGGCCGGCGCAATTGCAATGACCGTCGTCGGGTACGTCGCGTCGTGGCTCAAGGCCGTGTTCTTCGCTGACAACCTCGCGCTCAACGCATTCTTCTTCTTTCTCGGAAAGTGGACGTTCGACCTC contains:
- a CDS encoding rod shape-determining protein; translated protein: MRWPFFKAGSLFPANAIAVDLGTANTLIYVKGEGIVLNEPSVVALDRETKKIKGVGLEAKRMLGRTPEGVIAVRPMKDGVIADFDVTEKMLRYFLALIIENHFFKVKPRVIVCVPSGITEVEKRAVRDSALGAGAKEVFMVAEPMAAAIGVGLPVETPTGNMVIDIGGGTTEIAVIALSGIVSDTSIRTGGDEIDMAILQSMRKNYNLLIGESTAEQVKIQIGSAYPVGEEREMEVRGRDLVSGIPKSVRIHSAEIRDAVQEPIQQIVGAVRRALEITPPELAADIVDRGIVMTGGGALIRGLDVLLQQETGLPIHVDEDPLTCVVRGTGRILDDEEKYWSVLAT
- the mreD gene encoding rod shape-determining protein MreD; this encodes MTLGGTLRAVVTFVILVLLHYTLRPLLGWRAPMDFLLLALLLASIRVRPAVAALIGLSLGLVADSLTPESLGAGAIAMTVVGYVASWLKAVFFADNLALNAFFFFLGKWTFDLIYFVVEQRLGGIELVQQVLLWSPLSAAATATAGVLLLLIMRPMLEPARA
- the mreC gene encoding rod shape-determining protein MreC → MARAIRSSSSRIDLIVLGTCALLALVARGLPPNLRDPVATSMRRTFLAPLVMLQERAEASRRSLLLDKERTAIRDSVTLRAMQVKSLEDENERLRQLIGLGSRLRWGFVPAEAIHGRGVRDVTTMTLTAGSLAGVRRLSPVVSSEGVVGMVTDVDPTMSQAMIWTHPDFRVSAMSEDGSAFGIVQAHLASATSGYLMELRGIPFRTALKPGTLIVSSGLGGVWPRGIPIGRVIEEVKTSEGWARTYLIKPAVSPADVGAIMILRTERATKELDNVWSSVTAANQAAMRIVQAGDSAAKSAALAEAAARRAALDTTVRDTTAGGQIPGGLPPELRPDTLGTAGPVLSDSAARAAAARRAAAARRAAARRDSARRDSISRDSLQRDSLVRSPTRGN